In Promicromonospora sp. Populi, one genomic interval encodes:
- the nuoL gene encoding NADH-quinone oxidoreductase subunit L, whose protein sequence is MIGLAPWLVGIPLIGAAILLLGGKATDRWGHWLGVLASAASAVIGFILMFRMIGTPAEGRSVDQHLWTWLSAGGLDVDLGLRLDPLSMTFVMLVTFVGMLIHVYSVAYMDHDPHRRRFFAYLNLFIAAMLTLVLADSYLMLFVGWEGVGLASYLLIGFWDTGRPSARENAVAAKKAFVMNRIGDMGLIAAMALMFSTVGSLSFAEVLPAVGGQEAASPLISTGMATAIGLCLLLAACGKSAQFPLQAWLGDAMAGPTPVSALIHAATMVTAGVYLMVRSGPILEAAPTAQLVVVLVGAVTLLFGAVVGTAKDDIKKALAASTMSQIGYMMLAAGLGPAGYAFAIFHLLTHGFFKAGLFLGAGSVMHAMGDQTDMRRFGGLSRFLPITWITMGLGWLAILGIPPFSGFWSKDGIIEAAFIPVDGQPWRAWVFGSVTVLGAAITAFYMTRLFFMTFGGRRPRWTENQHPHDPSPLMWWPLVFLGVGSAALGGVLGIGGTFVTWLEPVVGHAEHHEPVLPVPVIMTLTIVVVVVGALLAFRMYAVKLVPEEAPRGSVLTRAARRDLYQDAVNEAVVLQSAHGIARLVQVGDSDVVDRGWSLLPQTVSWFGALFRKAQSGYVRSYAAGMAGGVLVIAVVVWLVSGLGGAQ, encoded by the coding sequence GTGATCGGGCTCGCCCCTTGGCTGGTCGGCATCCCGCTGATCGGTGCAGCGATCCTGCTGCTGGGTGGCAAGGCCACCGACCGCTGGGGTCACTGGCTCGGGGTGCTGGCCTCGGCCGCCTCCGCGGTCATCGGCTTCATCCTGATGTTCCGCATGATCGGTACGCCGGCCGAGGGTCGCTCCGTCGACCAGCACCTGTGGACATGGTTGTCCGCGGGCGGCCTGGACGTGGACCTGGGCCTGCGGCTAGACCCGCTGTCGATGACCTTCGTGATGCTCGTGACCTTCGTGGGCATGCTCATCCACGTGTACTCCGTGGCCTACATGGACCACGACCCGCACCGGCGCCGGTTCTTCGCGTACCTGAACCTGTTCATCGCCGCGATGCTGACGCTCGTCCTCGCCGACTCCTACCTGATGCTCTTCGTGGGCTGGGAGGGTGTGGGCCTCGCGTCCTACCTGCTCATCGGGTTCTGGGACACCGGGCGGCCCTCCGCTCGGGAGAACGCGGTGGCGGCCAAGAAGGCGTTCGTCATGAACCGCATCGGCGACATGGGCCTCATTGCGGCCATGGCGCTGATGTTCTCGACAGTGGGCAGCCTCAGCTTCGCGGAAGTGCTGCCCGCGGTCGGCGGACAGGAGGCGGCAAGCCCGCTCATCTCCACGGGCATGGCCACCGCCATCGGGCTGTGCCTGCTGCTCGCCGCGTGCGGCAAGTCGGCGCAGTTCCCGCTGCAGGCCTGGCTGGGTGACGCGATGGCGGGCCCGACGCCGGTGTCCGCGCTCATCCACGCCGCCACGATGGTCACCGCCGGTGTGTACCTCATGGTGCGGTCCGGCCCGATCCTCGAGGCGGCGCCGACGGCGCAGCTCGTCGTGGTGCTCGTCGGTGCCGTGACCCTGCTGTTCGGTGCCGTGGTGGGTACCGCGAAGGACGACATCAAGAAGGCGCTGGCCGCCTCCACGATGTCGCAGATCGGGTACATGATGCTCGCGGCGGGCCTCGGCCCGGCCGGGTACGCGTTCGCGATCTTCCACCTGCTCACCCACGGTTTCTTCAAGGCGGGGCTGTTCCTCGGCGCCGGCTCGGTGATGCACGCGATGGGCGACCAGACCGACATGCGCCGCTTCGGCGGGCTGTCGCGGTTCCTGCCCATCACCTGGATCACCATGGGCCTGGGCTGGCTGGCGATCCTCGGCATCCCGCCGTTCTCCGGCTTCTGGTCGAAGGACGGGATTATCGAGGCCGCGTTCATCCCGGTCGACGGCCAGCCCTGGCGGGCCTGGGTGTTCGGCTCGGTCACGGTGCTCGGCGCCGCGATCACCGCCTTCTACATGACCCGCCTGTTCTTCATGACGTTCGGCGGACGCCGTCCGCGCTGGACGGAGAACCAGCACCCGCACGACCCGTCGCCACTGATGTGGTGGCCGCTGGTCTTCCTCGGCGTCGGCTCGGCCGCACTGGGCGGGGTGCTCGGCATCGGCGGCACGTTCGTCACCTGGCTGGAGCCGGTGGTCGGCCACGCCGAGCACCACGAGCCCGTGCTCCCGGTGCCGGTGATCATGACCCTCACCATCGTGGTCGTGGTCGTGGGGGCGCTGCTGGCCTTCCGGATGTACGCGGTCAAGCTTGTTCCCGAGGAGGCGCCGCGCGGCTCCGTCCTGACCCGGGCGGCCCGCAGGGACCTCTACCAGGACGCGGTGAACGAGGCGGTGGTGCTGCAGAGCGCGCACGGGATCGCCCGGCTCGTCCAGGTCGGGGACAGTGACGTCGTCGACCGCGGCTGGAGCCTCCTGCCCCAGACCGTGTCGTGGTTCGGCGCGCTGTTCCGCAAGGCGCAGAGCGGATACGTCCGCTCGTACGCGGCCGGCATGGCGGGCGGCGTCCTCGTGATCGCCGTCGTCGTGTGGCTCGTGTCCGGGCTCGGTGGTGCCCAGTGA
- the nuoK gene encoding NADH-quinone oxidoreductase subunit NuoK, with product MDITNYVVLAAMLFAIGATTVLLRRNAIVVFMGVELMLNATNLAFVTFARLHGDLTGQVLAFFVMVVAAAEVVVGLAIIVTIFRTRRSASVDDVNLLKG from the coding sequence ATGGACATCACCAACTACGTGGTCCTGGCCGCCATGCTCTTCGCCATCGGGGCGACGACCGTGCTGCTGCGCCGCAACGCGATAGTCGTGTTCATGGGTGTGGAGCTCATGCTCAACGCGACCAACCTCGCCTTTGTCACCTTCGCCAGGCTGCACGGCGACCTGACGGGCCAGGTGCTCGCCTTTTTTGTCATGGTCGTCGCCGCCGCTGAGGTCGTCGTCGGCCTCGCGATCATCGTGACGATCTTCCGCACTCGCCGCTCGGCCTCGGTCGACGACGTCAACCTCCTGAAGGGCTGA
- a CDS encoding NADH-quinone oxidoreductase subunit M has translation MFPWLTVLIAWPLVGAAVVGLGALGRSRRGPASAGVGFARPLALVFSVVEVALLVGAFLAFDTTAAAEQQFVQTYPWIPQIGASYAVGVDGVGLLLVALSVVLVPLVLLAAWQEQGRDEARLRKFVGLVLLLQAFMVAVFSARDVFLFYVVFEAMLIPAYFLIGGFGQGAGRRKAAVKFLMFSLGGGLIMLAAVIALYFQVPVDPETGLRASDAFLTANLAGLELDPVVGRLLFLGFFIAFAIKAPMVPVHSWLPDVAGNATPGTSTLLICVLDKVGTFGMLTLCLPLFPEASRWAAPFVIALAVISVLYGAIMAIMQTDLLRLVGWTSVSHFGFIILGIFTFTPLGTAGSSFMMLNHGLATGALFLVAGFLVARHPEKSQRITDYSGLRSVTPVLAGTFLVAGLATLSLPGLATFVSEIMVLIGAFGGSPAGSAGWAIAAIPGVVLAAIYVLLTYQKIFTGAPAAGLEALPDLKVRERIVAAPLVVGLLVLGLVPSLALTYVDAPAEQSSVAITAVDEPADAAAQMGSNQ, from the coding sequence ATGTTTCCGTGGCTGACCGTGCTCATCGCGTGGCCGCTCGTCGGTGCGGCAGTGGTGGGGCTGGGCGCGCTCGGCCGGTCCCGCAGGGGCCCCGCTAGCGCTGGGGTGGGCTTCGCCCGCCCGCTGGCGCTCGTGTTCTCGGTGGTCGAGGTGGCCCTGCTCGTCGGGGCGTTCCTGGCCTTCGACACGACCGCGGCCGCTGAGCAGCAGTTCGTCCAGACCTACCCGTGGATCCCGCAGATCGGCGCCTCGTACGCGGTGGGGGTCGACGGCGTCGGCCTGCTGCTCGTGGCGCTGTCCGTAGTGCTGGTGCCGCTGGTGCTGCTGGCCGCATGGCAGGAGCAGGGGCGGGACGAGGCGCGGCTGCGCAAGTTCGTCGGCCTCGTGCTGCTGCTCCAGGCGTTCATGGTGGCCGTGTTCAGCGCCCGCGACGTGTTCCTGTTCTACGTGGTGTTCGAGGCCATGCTGATCCCGGCCTACTTCCTCATCGGCGGGTTCGGTCAGGGTGCCGGACGGCGCAAGGCGGCCGTCAAGTTCCTGATGTTCAGCCTGGGCGGCGGGCTCATCATGCTCGCAGCAGTGATCGCGCTGTACTTCCAGGTGCCGGTGGACCCCGAGACGGGCCTGCGGGCCTCCGACGCGTTCCTCACCGCGAACCTGGCCGGCCTCGAGCTGGACCCCGTGGTCGGGCGCCTGCTGTTCCTCGGGTTCTTCATCGCTTTCGCGATCAAGGCCCCGATGGTCCCGGTGCACAGCTGGCTGCCCGACGTCGCGGGGAACGCCACCCCGGGCACGTCGACCCTCCTGATCTGCGTGCTGGACAAGGTCGGCACCTTCGGGATGCTGACCCTGTGCCTGCCGCTGTTCCCGGAGGCGTCCCGCTGGGCTGCGCCGTTCGTGATCGCGCTCGCCGTGATCTCCGTGCTGTACGGGGCCATCATGGCGATCATGCAGACCGACCTGCTGCGGCTGGTCGGCTGGACGTCGGTGAGCCACTTCGGGTTCATCATCCTGGGCATCTTCACGTTCACGCCGCTGGGCACCGCCGGGTCGAGCTTCATGATGCTCAACCACGGTCTGGCCACCGGCGCGCTGTTCCTGGTGGCCGGGTTCCTCGTGGCCCGGCACCCGGAGAAGTCGCAGCGGATCACTGACTACAGCGGCCTGCGGTCGGTCACGCCGGTGCTCGCCGGGACGTTCCTCGTGGCGGGTCTGGCGACGCTGTCGCTGCCCGGCCTGGCCACGTTCGTCAGCGAGATCATGGTGCTGATCGGCGCGTTCGGCGGGTCGCCCGCCGGCTCCGCCGGATGGGCGATCGCGGCCATTCCTGGTGTGGTGCTCGCCGCGATCTACGTGCTGCTGACCTACCAGAAGATCTTCACCGGGGCGCCGGCCGCTGGGCTGGAGGCCCTGCCCGACCTGAAGGTGCGGGAGCGCATCGTCGCGGCCCCGCTCGTGGTCGGGCTCCTGGTGCTCGGCCTCGTGCCGAGCCTGGCCCTGACCTACGTGGACGCGCCGGCCGAGCAGTCGTCGGTGGCCATCACGGCGGTCGACGAACCGGCGGATGCCGCCGCGCAGATGGGGAGTAACCAGTGA
- the nuoN gene encoding NADH-quinone oxidoreductase subunit NuoN — protein sequence MTEFVAPEINWLALAPLIVVLGAGVVGVLVEAFVPAAARRATQIVLTLAALAGGFAFVAVLWPQIVVQPVQVVGGSVTLTPFALGAQGIIAVLAFLGVLVVADRTATGQDAFAPAASAVPGTSYEDLARKSGLEQTEIYPLLLFAAGGMMLFASTDDLIVMFIALEVLSLPLYVLCATARRRRLLSQEAAAKYFLLGAFASALFIFGVALIYGFAGTVRLLEIAQAVQQGALPLEGMTWLLVAGVLLVVVGLLFKVGAVPFHAWTPDVYTGAPTPITGFMAACTKVAAVAALVEVLYRVSIGVQGVNPEIMRQLQIVIVVVAVLTMVVGTVVGSVQTDVKRLLAYSSIAHAGFLLVGIAGFNPQVQASTLFYLLAYGIATIGAFGVVTLVRERRATPAGSEDNGPVDDDGVVLGEATEIAQWAGLGRKAPWLTAAFALFLLSMAGIPLTAGFIAKFGAFTGATSGGLWWLALLGVLASVVAVAFYLRILVVMVFQRPQADSAESGAGGDVVPAGAGTAGGTATLTKVQVTAAQRVEVTVVQSRGPAAVAIAVCAIATVILGIFPTSVLGLVEQASKFVP from the coding sequence GTGACCGAGTTCGTGGCACCAGAGATCAACTGGCTCGCCCTCGCACCGCTCATCGTGGTGCTGGGTGCGGGTGTGGTCGGCGTGCTCGTCGAGGCGTTCGTGCCGGCCGCGGCCCGCCGGGCGACACAGATCGTGCTGACCCTGGCCGCCCTGGCGGGCGGGTTCGCCTTCGTCGCGGTCCTGTGGCCGCAGATCGTCGTGCAGCCGGTCCAGGTCGTAGGCGGCAGCGTGACGCTGACACCGTTCGCGCTCGGTGCGCAGGGCATCATCGCGGTGCTCGCCTTCCTGGGTGTGCTCGTGGTGGCCGACCGCACCGCGACCGGCCAGGACGCGTTCGCGCCCGCGGCGTCGGCCGTACCCGGCACGTCGTACGAGGACCTGGCCCGGAAGTCGGGCCTGGAGCAGACCGAGATCTACCCGCTGCTGCTGTTCGCGGCGGGCGGCATGATGCTCTTCGCCTCCACGGACGACCTCATCGTCATGTTCATCGCGCTGGAGGTGCTCTCGCTCCCGCTGTACGTGCTGTGCGCGACGGCGCGCCGGCGCCGGCTCCTGTCGCAGGAGGCGGCCGCCAAGTACTTCCTGCTTGGCGCGTTCGCCTCGGCGCTGTTCATCTTCGGCGTCGCGCTGATCTACGGGTTCGCGGGGACGGTGCGGCTCCTGGAGATTGCCCAGGCCGTGCAGCAGGGCGCCCTGCCGCTGGAGGGTATGACCTGGCTGCTGGTGGCGGGCGTGCTGCTGGTAGTCGTCGGCCTGCTGTTCAAGGTCGGCGCCGTGCCGTTCCACGCCTGGACGCCCGACGTCTATACCGGCGCACCCACGCCGATCACCGGTTTCATGGCCGCGTGCACCAAGGTCGCGGCCGTCGCGGCCCTGGTGGAGGTGCTGTACCGGGTCTCGATCGGCGTGCAGGGGGTCAACCCCGAGATCATGCGGCAGCTCCAGATCGTCATCGTCGTGGTCGCCGTCCTGACGATGGTCGTCGGCACAGTGGTGGGCTCCGTCCAGACCGACGTGAAGCGCCTGCTGGCCTACTCGTCGATCGCCCACGCCGGCTTCCTGCTCGTGGGTATCGCGGGCTTCAACCCGCAGGTGCAGGCCTCGACGCTCTTCTACCTCCTGGCCTACGGCATCGCCACGATCGGCGCGTTCGGTGTGGTCACGCTGGTGCGGGAGCGCCGGGCCACCCCGGCCGGGAGCGAGGACAACGGTCCCGTGGACGACGACGGCGTGGTGCTCGGCGAGGCGACGGAGATCGCCCAGTGGGCCGGCCTGGGGCGCAAGGCCCCGTGGCTCACCGCCGCGTTCGCGCTGTTCCTGCTCTCGATGGCGGGCATCCCGCTCACCGCCGGGTTCATCGCCAAGTTCGGCGCGTTCACCGGGGCGACGTCGGGCGGGCTCTGGTGGCTCGCACTCCTCGGTGTGCTCGCGTCGGTGGTCGCCGTCGCGTTCTACCTGCGAATCCTCGTGGTCATGGTGTTCCAGCGCCCGCAGGCCGACTCCGCGGAGTCGGGCGCCGGCGGCGACGTCGTCCCGGCCGGGGCCGGAACGGCCGGGGGGACCGCGACCCTGACGAAGGTGCAGGTCACAGCCGCGCAGCGGGTCGAGGTGACAGT
- a CDS encoding NADH-quinone oxidoreductase subunit J, with protein MTPGALVISGGETVLFWAVAPLMVLAALGLLFVKRAVHAAMCLVFVMVSMAVLYIAQEAPFLGVVQVVVYTGAVMMLFLFVLMLVGVDASDSLTETIRGQRWIGLLIGIGLAALLGGVVSRAAFPPAVGLNGGDPGGVANPQALARVLFADYVVAMEAVGVLLVTAAVGALVLTHRRRLTPKQDQRAVADARIRALPDGVVLTPLPSPGVYARSNAMDTPALGPDGEQVPQSVSRVLRIRGQERPAPHGPVGELVETKSSTSPAPDSEGES; from the coding sequence ATGACCCCGGGCGCTCTGGTGATCTCGGGCGGCGAGACCGTCCTGTTCTGGGCGGTCGCACCGCTGATGGTGCTCGCCGCGCTGGGCCTGCTGTTCGTGAAGCGCGCGGTGCACGCCGCGATGTGCCTGGTGTTCGTCATGGTCAGCATGGCGGTCCTGTACATCGCGCAGGAGGCGCCGTTCCTCGGGGTTGTGCAGGTGGTGGTCTACACCGGCGCCGTGATGATGCTGTTCCTGTTCGTGCTGATGCTCGTCGGCGTCGACGCGTCCGACTCGCTCACCGAGACCATCCGGGGGCAGCGCTGGATCGGCCTGCTCATCGGTATCGGCCTCGCGGCGTTGCTCGGCGGCGTCGTGTCCCGTGCCGCGTTCCCGCCCGCCGTCGGGCTGAACGGGGGAGACCCGGGCGGCGTGGCCAACCCGCAGGCCCTGGCCCGCGTGCTGTTCGCCGACTACGTCGTGGCCATGGAGGCCGTTGGTGTGCTGCTCGTGACCGCAGCGGTCGGCGCGCTCGTGCTCACGCACCGGCGCCGGCTCACGCCGAAGCAGGACCAGCGGGCGGTGGCGGACGCGCGCATCAGGGCGCTGCCCGACGGCGTGGTGCTCACCCCGCTGCCGTCACCCGGCGTGTACGCCCGGTCCAACGCGATGGACACCCCCGCGCTCGGCCCGGACGGCGAGCAGGTGCCGCAGTCCGTCTCGCGCGTGCTGCGTATCCGCGGCCAGGAACGTCCTGCGCCGCACGGTCCGGTGGGCGAGCTGGTCGAGACCAAGTCCTCGACGAGCCCGGCCCCCGATTCGGAGGGCGAGTCCTGA